One genomic segment of Flagellimonas marinaquae includes these proteins:
- a CDS encoding superoxide dismutase, translating to MAFELPKLPYAYDALEPHIDARTMEIHHTKHHNGYTTKLNAAIEGTDMDGKGIEDILSNLDMSNAAVRNNGGGFFNHSLFWEVMSPNGGGAPSGELASAIDDAFGSFDAFKEKFSAAAATQFGSGWAWLCAHKGGKLEVCSTPNQDNPLMPGVTCEAQPILGLDVWEHAYYLNYQNKRPEYIDAFFNVINWDKVAENYAAYK from the coding sequence ATGGCTTTTGAACTACCTAAGTTACCGTATGCATACGATGCATTGGAACCCCATATAGATGCAAGGACCATGGAAATCCACCATACCAAGCACCACAATGGCTACACCACTAAGTTGAATGCTGCCATCGAAGGAACAGATATGGACGGAAAAGGAATCGAGGACATTTTGTCCAATTTGGACATGTCCAATGCCGCGGTCAGAAACAATGGTGGCGGATTTTTTAACCACAGTCTTTTTTGGGAAGTAATGTCCCCAAACGGTGGAGGAGCTCCATCCGGAGAATTGGCTTCTGCCATAGATGATGCTTTTGGTTCTTTCGATGCTTTTAAAGAAAAATTCTCGGCCGCTGCCGCTACCCAATTTGGGTCGGGCTGGGCTTGGTTGTGTGCACACAAAGGTGGCAAGTTGGAAGTTTGCTCAACACCAAACCAAGATAATCCACTAATGCCCGGAGTAACTTGCGAAGCACAACCAATTTTAGGATTGGACGTTTGGGAGCATGCATATTATTTGAACTATCAGAACAAGCGACCAGAATACATCGATGCATTTTTTAATGTAATCAATTGGGATAAGGTTGCAGAAAATTACGCTGCCTACAAGTAA
- a CDS encoding M61 family metallopeptidase: MKITLSFLLLFSVLLLNAQTNTYQISFENAEHHEAIIEASFPDLTSDTVEFRMSRTSPGRYALHEFAKNVYGFKATDGKGNALTVTRPNPYAWKVSGHDGTINIKYVLFANRGGGTYSQVDETHAHLNIPATFMFAPTLEDRRIEVTFNVREDLGWKVATQLPLVSGTTYSAPDLYYFMDSPTEISNYMLRSFKLDGKTISLALHHNGTEEEADEYFEKIKKIVLAEKEVYGELPDFDYGSYTFLACYIPNASGDGMEHRNSTILTSTRSLANGGMERNIGTVSHEFFHAWNVERIRPKALEPFDFEEANMSGALWFAEGFTSYYTNLILCRAGLITPAVYVEGLAGTFNYVWNSPARQFFNPIEMSFQAPFVDAATSVDPVNRENMFISYYSYGSVLGLALDLSLREKGLNLDDYMKSIWKKYGKPEIPYTIQNLHDALKEYAGNTFGDDFFNNYIYKSEMPDYKKLMESVGVVLEQPETYPYFGAYVSMLPDRSGYKILRNTKIGSPAYQAGLDNGDVVLSINDKPFTEDQSFEDYLDHFSIGEPLLVTFARFGEEKTTEMVLIPSPDYIFSLMEDKEQQPSKKMLERRKEWLTIKL, encoded by the coding sequence ATGAAAATTACACTTTCTTTTTTATTGCTATTCTCGGTTCTATTACTAAACGCACAGACCAATACCTATCAAATCTCTTTCGAGAACGCCGAACATCATGAAGCAATTATTGAAGCCTCTTTTCCCGATCTAACCTCGGACACCGTTGAGTTCCGGATGAGCAGGACTTCTCCCGGGCGGTATGCCCTACATGAATTTGCCAAAAACGTATATGGCTTTAAAGCCACAGACGGTAAAGGAAACGCTTTGACGGTTACCAGACCTAACCCCTATGCTTGGAAAGTTAGCGGACACGACGGAACCATCAACATAAAATACGTTTTGTTTGCCAATAGAGGGGGCGGCACTTACTCCCAAGTGGACGAAACACATGCGCACCTGAATATCCCTGCGACTTTTATGTTTGCCCCAACATTGGAGGACCGACGCATCGAGGTAACTTTTAATGTCCGTGAAGACTTAGGTTGGAAGGTCGCTACGCAACTTCCATTGGTTTCGGGAACTACCTACTCGGCACCAGACCTTTATTATTTTATGGACAGCCCCACGGAAATCAGCAATTATATGCTTCGCTCGTTTAAATTGGATGGAAAGACCATCAGTCTTGCATTGCATCACAATGGCACGGAAGAAGAAGCCGATGAGTATTTTGAAAAGATAAAGAAAATAGTCTTGGCGGAGAAAGAAGTTTATGGCGAATTGCCCGATTTTGATTATGGAAGCTATACCTTTTTGGCCTGCTATATCCCAAATGCCTCTGGTGATGGCATGGAGCACAGGAACTCCACCATTTTAACAAGCACGCGCAGTTTGGCGAACGGTGGAATGGAGCGCAACATTGGAACAGTATCCCACGAATTTTTTCACGCTTGGAACGTGGAGCGTATACGTCCTAAAGCTTTGGAACCTTTTGACTTTGAAGAAGCCAATATGAGCGGTGCACTTTGGTTTGCTGAAGGGTTTACCAGTTATTATACCAACTTGATTCTTTGTAGAGCCGGTTTAATAACGCCCGCAGTATATGTGGAAGGTTTGGCCGGAACGTTCAATTATGTTTGGAACTCTCCCGCACGGCAATTTTTCAACCCCATTGAAATGAGCTTCCAAGCCCCTTTTGTGGACGCAGCCACCTCAGTAGATCCGGTAAACCGCGAAAACATGTTTATTTCTTACTACTCCTACGGTAGTGTTTTGGGTTTGGCATTAGATCTATCTCTACGCGAAAAAGGATTGAACTTGGATGATTATATGAAGTCGATCTGGAAAAAATATGGCAAACCCGAAATTCCATATACCATTCAAAACCTACATGATGCCTTAAAAGAATACGCAGGAAATACTTTTGGTGACGATTTCTTCAATAATTACATCTATAAAAGTGAAATGCCCGACTATAAAAAACTTATGGAGTCCGTTGGCGTTGTATTGGAGCAACCCGAAACCTATCCCTATTTTGGTGCATATGTTTCCATGTTGCCCGATAGATCCGGCTATAAGATTCTCAGAAACACAAAAATTGGCAGTCCTGCCTACCAAGCCGGTCTAGACAATGGGGATGTAGTTCTTAGTATAAATGATAAACCCTTTACCGAAGACCAATCTTTTGAGGATTACCTCGACCATTTCAGTATAGGAGAGCCTTTACTGGTAACATTCGCGAGGTTCGGAGAGGAAAAAACTACAGAAATGGTTTTGATCCCAAGTCCGGATTATATATTTAGTTTGATGGAGGATAAAGAGCAACAACCATCAAAAAAGATGCTGGAACGGCGAAAAGAATGGCTTACCATTAAGTTATAA
- a CDS encoding DUF2007 domain-containing protein, producing MKTEFYTLGTFEFPADAVVIKGKLEAEGIPVFLRDEATINSDPLISAALGGVKLQVYSSDRERAKEIFDDIRSYATDRLGNPVVCPNCKATKSEIYYSRSNVFYKLFPFFEPRKYQCMQCNFITRPAR from the coding sequence ATGAAAACAGAATTTTACACATTGGGAACCTTTGAATTTCCTGCCGATGCCGTAGTAATTAAAGGAAAGTTGGAAGCAGAGGGGATTCCTGTTTTTTTGAGGGACGAAGCTACCATTAATTCTGACCCTCTGATAAGTGCCGCTCTGGGCGGGGTTAAGCTTCAGGTATATTCGAGCGATAGGGAACGGGCCAAGGAAATTTTTGATGATATCCGGAGTTACGCTACCGATAGGTTGGGAAACCCAGTTGTCTGTCCCAATTGTAAAGCTACCAAATCAGAAATTTATTACTCTAGAAGCAATGTTTTCTATAAGCTGTTTCCATTTTTTGAACCTAGAAAGTACCAATGCATGCAGTGCAACTTTATTACGAGGCCTGCTCGCTGA
- a CDS encoding ArnT family glycosyltransferase, producing MAQLLNSIVLQKNASLRYHSLDWKTVLFILALLAICIRFPFFFRDYIDRDESTFILMGQSWVDGHLPYTHLWDLKPPITFLYFALIIKLFGKSFIAIRLFGSLLVALTALFTYGIATNITSRKVAFWTAVFCVFFQSLFGSLQGVMSEHISILFFVMGIYLLFCKESWVSYLAIGGLISLSVLSKLNMVYPAVFLGLFLIWEGQKTKQLSLRIRQLSCMVIGAVLIGILTILPYYFQNEIHVCWQSIIEAPLAYSGGKLHSTLKTLPFVLVVLGLLITLSVLKIIDWKDTKIQLLIVITLSILLSFVQAGKVNGHYLIQLYPFILILLGIAFSKLPTIQKKYRPLIAILLILIPMESYLEYGNIISNKIEKGTFFNGEGIEVPQYINDHNLDAENIFFTEYHIGYWLLNTEPPTKAATHPSNITREEMFPFMENPRNTGMQELRYIMEVVQPKTLVARKGKKIFDKKLVEYNTYIDVYLEDHYNLEATVGRGLIYKRLE from the coding sequence ATGGCCCAATTGCTCAACTCCATCGTGCTTCAAAAAAATGCTTCTTTAAGGTATCATAGCTTAGACTGGAAAACTGTCTTATTTATTTTGGCGCTATTGGCCATATGTATTCGGTTCCCCTTCTTTTTTAGGGATTATATAGATCGCGACGAGAGTACTTTTATCTTAATGGGTCAATCGTGGGTCGATGGTCATTTACCGTACACCCATCTTTGGGACCTTAAGCCTCCCATTACATTTTTATACTTTGCCCTGATCATAAAACTTTTTGGTAAGAGCTTTATCGCAATACGCTTGTTTGGTTCCTTACTTGTTGCCCTTACAGCCTTGTTCACCTACGGTATAGCGACAAACATTACTTCTAGAAAAGTTGCTTTTTGGACAGCGGTTTTCTGTGTTTTTTTTCAAAGCTTGTTCGGTAGTCTTCAAGGTGTAATGTCCGAACATATCAGTATTCTGTTCTTTGTAATGGGTATTTATCTTCTTTTTTGCAAAGAGAGTTGGGTTTCCTATCTGGCCATCGGGGGCCTAATTTCCCTTTCCGTACTATCCAAGTTGAACATGGTGTATCCTGCCGTATTTTTGGGATTGTTTTTAATATGGGAGGGACAAAAAACAAAACAATTGTCCCTACGGATCCGGCAATTATCATGTATGGTGATTGGGGCGGTGCTTATCGGTATTCTTACAATATTGCCCTATTATTTCCAGAACGAAATTCATGTGTGCTGGCAATCTATAATTGAGGCACCATTGGCCTATTCTGGAGGAAAACTACATTCTACCTTAAAAACATTGCCGTTTGTATTGGTGGTTTTGGGACTTTTAATAACCCTTTCAGTTCTTAAAATAATAGATTGGAAGGATACAAAAATCCAACTTTTGATTGTAATTACCCTGTCCATTTTATTGTCCTTTGTTCAGGCTGGAAAAGTGAACGGGCATTATTTGATCCAATTATATCCCTTTATTTTGATCCTTTTGGGCATTGCCTTCTCCAAACTTCCAACCATTCAAAAAAAATATAGGCCCCTAATTGCCATCTTGCTGATCTTAATCCCAATGGAATCGTATTTGGAGTATGGGAATATTATTTCCAACAAAATAGAAAAGGGCACTTTTTTTAATGGTGAAGGTATAGAAGTGCCCCAATACATAAATGATCATAATTTGGATGCCGAGAACATTTTTTTTACGGAATATCACATAGGGTATTGGCTGTTGAATACGGAACCCCCCACAAAAGCAGCGACCCACCCAAGTAATATAACCCGCGAAGAAATGTTTCCGTTTATGGAAAATCCCAGAAACACTGGAATGCAAGAACTCCGATATATTATGGAGGTTGTCCAGCCTAAAACTTTGGTGGCCAGAAAAGGAAAAAAGATATTCGACAAGAAATTGGTCGAATACAACACCTACATAGATGTTTATCTAGAAGATCATTACAATTTGGAAGCTACTGTTGGCAGAGGTCTAATTTATAAACGCTTAGAATAA